In the Flexistipes sp. genome, ACGGTTCAATTTCTGCATGGGTAGCTCATACCGGATATCAGCTTGCTAACGGTTCCACTGTTCAGTTGAATGATAATGCCAGTAACGTTTCTGATACAACAAGATATCTCTGGAACGGTCAGCAGTTTGTGGAATTTGACGATAACAATACAAATTATGAGCTAGACTCAGATGAATTCATTCGTAATATACCTACCGATGAAATTGAACTTGGCGGAGTTCTTCAGGCAGACGGTCAGTCCGGCATGCTTCAATATGATACTATGAGATATTCCGTAATCGATGCCTTTAGCCCTAATAGTGTCTGGATGGATGCTTACGGTAATGTAAAGCTTGATGTAAATCTTGATTACACCGGTAACGGAAATGAAATTGAAAAAGCTGATCTGGATTATGTTACACCGGATGTTACAGAAAACACAGACTCAAGTCAGGATACCACCAGTGATGAAGCCTATGTTCCTTCAGATTCCGGTTTTGGATGCTAATTGATTTGTTTAGGAGGATTTTTATGAAAAGATTTATAGTAATTTTTATCATAATGCTTTTTGCGGCAGGGTTGGCAAATGCCTTCCCTCCGTTTAAGATTGATGACGGGAAATGGCTGAAGATATTTTATAACGGTCAGTTCGGATATACTTACAGAGATATGGGTTCAGGCCCGGATCAGTCTGAAGATACAAATGAGTTGAATTTCAGAAGGAACAGGCTGGGATTTATAGGTACGTACAACAGTAATCTGTCATTTTATTTCCAGACAGAATACATTGAGGATCCTATAACAGAGCCTTTGGGCGTTGATTACTCCAATGAAGGCAGGGAATTTTATGTGCTGGATGCACAAATCCGTTACAAATTTAACGATGCTTTAAAACTAAGAGTGGGTAAAATGAAACACAACCTTACAAGGGAAAATCTTGAAGGCTGTTTTGAGCCGCTTACTCTGGACAGATCCCACTTTGTTTATACGCCTTTTAAGACAAGCAGGGATAAAGGTGTGGCTGTTTGGGGTAACCTTTTAAATAAAAAAGTAGGTTACAAATTTGATGTGATGGAAGGCAAAAAGGCTGAAGGCACACCCTCTCCATCATCCAATTTAAGAATGACAGGAAGGCTGCACTTGTCACTTCTCGATCCGGAAAGCGGATACGGGTATAACGGTACGTACCTTGGCAAAAAGACTGTACTGACAATCGGTGCCGGTTATCAGTACGAGCCGGAGGCTGTTTATGCTGATCTGCAAAGAGATGCGAATGGCAACATCATATCAGCAAGTGATATAAAAGATTATACAGCATATTCCGTAGATCTTTTTTATGAGCAGCCGACATCTGCAGGTACTTTTACATTTTCCACCGCTTACCTGGATGTGTCATTTGACGACGCATATAAGGGAACAAATACTGATCCGGGCATCACCGGTCTTAATGGTGAGAAGAACGGATATTACCTAAAAGGTGCCTATATGCTTCCTATGGATGTAGGGCCGGGTAAACTGCAGTTTTTTGCACGTCACGATGCATTTACTTTTGCTAAGCTTGGCGATGTATACGATCAGGATATAGGCTGGACAGCCGGAGGCTTTAATTATTACATCCACGGTCAGGACCTGAAAATCAGCGGTCAGTATTCACAGATGGATTATGATAAAGAGAGTGAAACAGATCCTAATTATCAGGACTTTGATACATTTAAATTGTTTATCCAGGTAAGGATATAACTATCAGGAGGAATAAAAATGAAAAAGAAACTGGTTTTAGTGCTTTGCATAATTTTTTTGATGAGTACAGCGATAGTGGCAGCTACATATGTAAAAGGGACAGTGATCGGAGTAAAAGAAGGTAAGGTATTGATAGAAGTTGGCAAGGATGCAAACAAACTTAGCAAGGGAGATAAGGTAAAGATTGAAAAGGAAGAGAGTGATGAGATGATGGCTCCTTCTCTTCAGGGTTGTTAATCCACATACTTTTAACTCCTGTAGGCAAGAGCCCCCTTAAACGGGGGCTTTGTTAATTATTTCATTATTTTTGATTATTTTAAAGAGAGGTGTAAGAAAATGGCATCAATAAAAATGTCCAGAAGGGGATTTCTGAATACCGCCGCAATATCGGCCGCAGCAATGTCAGTCCCTTTCACCCTAAAAAGAAGTGCTGCCTCTGATAATAATGCTAAAGAAGATAAAAAATTACATATCTCCCAGAACTGGTGTGAGATGTGTTTCTGGGGATGCGGTGTTACAGCTTATAACAGGGAAGGAAGGGTTTTTAAACTGGAGGGACAGCCCAAATGCCCCAAGAATTACGGCAAACTGTGCGCCCGTGGTAATTCCGGTATTTATCAGTTGTATGATCCGGACAGATTAAAAAAGCCTTTAATCAGAACAGGCAAAAGAGGCGAAGGTAAATTCAGAGAAGCAACATACGAAGAAGCCATATCATATGTAGCAGATAAAACTAATAAAGCTATAAAAGAATACGGTAAAGGGACGGTTTCATTAATAGCTCACGGTTCCGGAGAGCATGCGTTTATTAATCTGATGAGCATAATAGGCTCACCGAATACAGCGATCCCTGCATACAGTCAGTGTACCGGTTCAAGAGAAATTGGATGGTTTTTAACATACGGCAGGCCCTATACAGGTAATGAGCCTATTGATGCTGCAAACTCCAAATGCTTGATGTTTTTTGGCAGAAATGTACTGGAAGCGGTTATGGTTGGGGAAACACAGAGGGTCACTGAAGGTATGGCCAAAGGTGCTAAGCTGATTTATGTGGACCCCCGCTATTCCAAAACAGCTGCCAAGGCTGATATATGGGCAAAAATAAAACCCGGTACAGATTTGGCTTTAATGCTTGGGATGATTAATTATATAATTAATGCCAAACTTTATAATATTGATTTTGTAGATAAATACTGCAGCGGCTTTGACGAACTCAAACAATCTGTAAAAAAGAATACACCTGAATGGGCTGAGAAAGAGACGAATGTTCCGGCTGAAACAATAAAAAATATCTGCCAGGAATTATCAAACGCAGCTCCCAGCTGTGCCATAGGCCCCGGCAGACGTCTGACAAGATACGGTGATGATACCCAGCATGTCAGAGCAATAGGTATACTTAACGCACTTATGGGCAATTGGTATACACCCGGCGGTTTTTACAAAATCAGCAAGATGGATATTGTCACTCCCCACATATGTGAAATTGAGCATACAGAAGTAAAGGGCGGTGAAAAGATAGAAAGAGTTGACGGAGCCGGTTCGGAATACCGCCTTGCACCCAAAAATCTTGGTTTGGAGAATAAACTGATGAAAGGGATTTTGCAAGGAGAGCCTTACCCTGTAAAAGTAATGTTTGCCTACGGTACAAATCTCTTTCAGCATTACCCTGATTATGAGGAATGTAAACAGATAATTGATAAGCTTGATCTGATGGTTACCTGTGACGTGTATCTAACGGAGACTGCTCTTTATTCCGATGTGATATTTCCAGAATCCACATATTTGGAAAGAAAAGATCCCATCGGCGTAATGACGGGGAAATATCCGTATGTGAAATACAGAGAACCTGCTACTGCTCCATTGTACAATACTATAGGGGCATATGAGCTGGTTGAAAAAATTGCTAAAAAGATGGGCTATAAAAATCATTTCAAAACGATAGATGATGTAAATAAAGAGATTCTTGATCAGCTTGGAATAAGTATAGATGTGCTTAAAAAGGACGGTGTATATGTAAAACCCACCTTTGAAGGAATATACCCCCAGGCAGAAGGCAAAGATCTGAAATTTAACACTCCTTCGGGCAAAGTGGAGCTTTACAGTGTTTTTTGTGAGAAACTTGGTTTTGATCCCATTCCAAAATACACCAGACATAAGATGCCTAAGGATGATGAGTTCCGTCTTCTTTTCGGGAGACAGAGCTACCATACGCATGCAAGGACTCAGAATAACAGATGGCTTTTGGCTCTGCACGATTTTGAAATCAAAGCTTGGATACCTGCAAAGAAAGCGGCAAGACTCGGTATAATGACCGGTAATAAAGTCAGAATAGTGAAAGGTGATAAAAAATCCAGGGAGCTTACAGCTTATGTGACAGATGAGATACATGAGGATGCCATATTTATTCCCCATGGCTATGGAAGAATTACTAAGTTTATGGAGCTTGCTTATGCAATGGATGGTGCTTCGGATGCAAACCTGTGTTCAAACGGCACCGATCCCATAAGCGGTGCATCTGCGTTCCATCAAGCTTTTGTGAAGATAGAAAAGGTTTGAGGGGTAGGTTATGATTAAAAATAAAAAATATGTTATGGTATATGCTATAGACAGATGCGTGGACTGTAAAGCCTGCATGGTGGCCTGCAAAGCACAGTGGCAAGTGCCTGAAAATCACTTCAGGACACATATTGATGAAAAATACTCTCCTGGCAAATATGCGCCCAACAGAAAATATTTTCTTCCCTCCCAGTGTAATCACTGTGATGAGGCTCCATGCGTCAGTGTATGCCCCACCAAGGCAAGTCATAAGAGGGAAGATGGAATAGTATATGTGGACAGAGATATTTGCATAGGTTGTAAATATTGCATAGTGTCCTGCCCCTATGATGCCAGGTTCTTTAACGAGGAAGTGGGCGTTGCTGAGAAATGTACATTTTGTCTGCCATGGATACAACAGGGGCATCAGCCGGCTTGTGCGACCACATGTTTGAGTAATACGAGGATTTTTGGAGATATAAATGATCCGAACAGTGAAGTATCGAAGTTTTTGGCGGAGGCTAAGAGAAATAAAAGCAAGATATGGAAGCTTCGTGAAGACCTCGGTACCGAACCCAATATTTATTATGTGCAGTCTTAAGGAGGTTTGAAATGGTCTTTCAGGAATCTTTTGAATGGTATATTGCTCTCTATCTGTTTTTGGGCGGTGTAGGTGCCGGAGCTATTTTATCAGCGGCATTTGCCGATTTATATGACAGAGAGAAATATGTGAATTATATAAAAAGTGCCTCCCTTATTGGTATGCCCGCTGTTGCAATCGGCTGTTTTTTCCTGCTTATCGATTTAGGACAGGGACTTACAAAACCGTGGCTGCTTATTTACCTTTTTGCCAATCCCACTTCTGCAATTACATGGGGTACAGCCATACTGACACTTTTTATAATTGTTTCCCTTTTATATGCAGCCTATAATTTTAATTTTATCAAATTCGGCGGGGGTAAAATCACCCTTCTCAGCCTGATAGTGCTTGCAATAGGTACTGCAGGATATACCGGTGTACTTTTGGGGGTATTAAGAGCGATACCTTTTTGGCATCAAACGTTAATTCCTGTATTGTTTATAATATCTGCCATATCTACAGGAATATCGGCTACAGTGGTTGTTAAAGAGATTCTGTTCAGTAAGAAAAAAGAGAATATAGCTCCTATCGAGACAGGGCACTTTTACCTTATGGTGTTGGAGTTCATGATGGTGATTGCTATGATTATCATAGCCCTAAATGGTGTGCCTGAGATGGTTTTTTCCATTAAAGTGCTTCTTTCGGGCAAATATGCAGTACAGTTCTGGCTGATTTTTATGATACTGGGGCTTCTGCTTCCCACTTTATTATACGGATTGCAGGAAATTAAAAAATTACATATGAAAGGAAGTTTTCTGATAATAATCGAACTGTTGGTTTTGCTCGGCGGTTATTATCTCAGATATCTTATACTGCATGCTGGTGTTTTTACTGAGAAATTTGCACACTATATTGGTTAGGGAGGTTATTAAAATGAAAAAATTCTATTCTTTAATATTATTTTTATTTGTTTTTAGCTTGGTTGCAGGAATATTTTGTGATACATCATATGCAACGGATTATAGTATGGAAAAATGCCGCCAGATGATAAAGCTTGGCAACGAGGAACTTTCAGATAAAGACCTCAAAGCGGCCAAGATGTATTACAGAAGAGCAATTCAGCAGAATCCATACTGTAACGAGGCATGGGCAAAATATGAAGAACTGATGAAAGTTATCAGTAAAAATGAGCCTGTTGACTGGAGTAAGTTGCAGGTACAGAAAGAAAAAAAAGAAGTGGAAGATCCTTTTGCGGAATTTGAATAACAGGAGAGTTTGAGCCATACGGCTGAGCCCGTATGGCTTTTTTTCAGAGGGAATGGTTAGTGATAACAAGAAGGTCTTTTGTAAAGTGGATATTGGCTTCAGTATTTTTCTTTTTTACTTTTAAATTCCTTAAGGTCCAAAAATCAGACACAAATAGTACTGTAATAATTGATTTGAATAAATTAAGCAATAACAGCGTATATTTAATAAAAAACAGACAGATTGCTGCAATAAAAATTGACAGGAATATTAAGGTGCTGAGTATTAAATGTACTCATCTGGGGTGTACCCTTAATGTAGCCGGTAATATATTTAAGTGCCCCTGTCATGGAAGTGAATTCGAGTTAGACGGCGAAGTAATTAAAGGGCCGGCTTCTAAAAATCTTAAAGAGATTGATTTTAAAGTAGAAAAAAATAAAATTGTTGTTTATTCATAGGTTGATTGCATATGTTTACCGCTTTTCTTAAACACCTTTTTCCACGTCTTGTTCTGAGCCGTAATTTGAAAATCACTTATACTTTTTGCCTGGGTGGCATGGCCTTTACCGTATTCTTGTTATTGATTGTTACAGGCTGCTTGCTGCTTTTTTACTATACACCTTCTCCGGATAACGCATACAAATCAATCTTATTTATTGAAGAAACTGTTTTCGGTGGTAAACTGATTCGGAATATTCATAGAATGGGCTCTCATTTTTTATTGATTTTAATTTTTCTGCATATTTTGCGAGTGTTATTAACCGGCTCTTTCAAATTTCGGAAATATAACTGGATAGTGGGCATGTTTTTATTGATCCTGGTATTGTTTGAGGGTTATACGGGGTATTTGCTTCCTATGGATCAACTGGCTTATTGGGCAACTCAAACAGGTATGGAGCTTTTTAAAATTTTTCCGTTGGGGGGATTTATTGTTGAGAAAATTCTTATTCCTGACGGAGTAGGGGGTCCACTTACATTGAGCAGGTTTTACGCTTTTCATGTTTTTGTTGTTCCACTGACATTAATGATTTTGTGTGTTATTCATTTTTACAAAATCAGAAAGGACAAGGGAGTTCTTCCTTACTTATGAAAAAGAAAAATGAATATATAAAAAGTGACCCTTATTTTTTTCGCATGATTATCGTATCAGCTTTGCTGGTGATAATTGCCGTTATTGTTCTTGGACTTTTTATAGATGCACCTTTAAAAGCTCCCGCAGATTCTTCTAATGTTCCTAATCCTTCCAAAGCCGCCTGGTTTTTACTTTGGTTTCAGGAAATTGTAAGTTATTCAAGTTATTTCATTTACGGTCCGGTAATATTGTTTATGGTCTATCTGTTTTTGCCTTACCTCGCCCCCTCCACAGATGAGAAGGCTGTTTGGTTTCGTAAGGAGTACAGACTGCTGGATATATTTACACTGTTGGTTTTTTTGGGTATTGTTTTCCTGACGGTTATTGCATATTTTTTCAGAGGTGAATTTTGGCGGCTCACTATTTGAAAAACTTTTCTGTCTTTCTGTTGTTCATACTTTTTTTAGTATTTTCTGCCAACGGCAATGCTCAAAATAACGATTTTTGCGTGGACTGCCATAACAGCCATTATACAGATATCGCCGATTGCGTTACATGTCACAGAGGAATACCTGAAACCAGGAGAAAAGACTTGGCTCATCAAAATCTTATTAAAGGAAAATATGCTAAATTTCTGTTAAATGATTTTCCGGATAGAAAAAGAGGAATAGATTTGATTAAGTTAAGCGGCTGCAGAAGGTGCCACAGTGTGGGCGGGAAAGGTAACACTTTGTCGGTAAATTTGGACAGCTCCATAGTAAATATTGCAGTAAAAGAAATCGTCAAGACAATAAAAGAGCCGAGTGAATTCATGCCAGATTTTAATTTTACTTCAGAGCAAATAAATTACATTATCAACGGGCTTTTATATCTGTCTTTTACTGACAGAGATGTTGAGAAGAATTTTACTCAGATGGTTCATATCGGTACGGAAAAATCCAATACATTTTCAGAAAAATGCGGGAATTGTCATAAAATGATTTCACCGTTACGGGGGCCGGTTGGCAGCGGATACATTGCCCCCAATCTAAGCGGCTTGCTTTCTCAATATTATCCCAGAAATATCGATGGGAAAGAATGGAATGCAAAGTTATTAAAAAAATGGCTTAAAAATCCCAGGGAATTAAACAGTAATGCTTTAATGCCGGTTTTGGAACTGTCAGAAAGGGAATTTGCAGAGATTGAGAAGACTTTCGGTAAATAATCTATTTGCGAAAGATTGTTGTCTTAGGGTGGTAGTTTTTGTTGTTGTCGAAAAGCAGGTACTGTTTTGTTTCCTCCATCTTTTCATCCGGAATTTCTATAAATTTGCCCTCAGCTTCTGCATAAATATTATTATCTTTATCAATTATGTAACCTTTGGTGATGGCAAACATCCTTTTTTCCGAAAGAAATTCTGTTTTTAAAAGATAGGGGGTGTCGGTATTAAGAGACTTTCTGAATTTAACATTAAGATCCCTTGTGAAATAAAGGTTTTGTCCTTTACCGAAAACAAATGCGTTCCATCCCATGGTTTCATCCAGAAGAGCGGAAACTATGCCTCCGTGGACAATATCTTTAAAGCCGTTGAAACCTTCCGGAATAAGAATATCCGAAGATACGGAGTTTCCGGCAACGTAAAAAATATGTTTCAAACCCACAGGGTTTTCTGAGCCGCATATAAAGCATCTGGTTGAATGCGGCAGATATAGCTTTTCACTCATAGATTATTTTTTAACATATTATTTGTAATTTGAAAATATTTTTTAAAGAATAGTTCCCGCCACATTATTAAAATGCTTATACTTTGTGGGGAAGTTTATTTTTGATAAATCAGGGCGGGATGAGTTTTAACAGTTTTAAACATTAAAAAAGCCGGCTCCCTTGGCCGGCAATCTCCATATATTTTAAGGAGGGGGAGGAGGGTCTTGCTAATTCTTTATATTAATCTTTAATATAGTAAAATCAAATAACTTGTCAATGAATTTTTTTCTAACTTGAGTGGTGTATTGGTTGCTTGGGCATTCAACATTGAACGTTGAACGTTGAACGTTGAACCTTGAACCTATAAACCATAACGCTTAACGCATTACGGAATTTACGCATCACAGTTTTATTTTTGAAGGAGCTTTTATCTTTTAAGCAACTTATTTTTGTGTTATTTATAAGCAGAGGTGGAAATTAATGAATACCAGAAAAATTTTTAATGAAAAAAAATTTGTTAAGCGTTTTATGGAGAAAATAGAGAAAGCTATTAATAATGAAGAATTTGACAAGGCAGAAGTTTCAATTAAGCGTGCTCTGAAGAATGCAGCATATGATATGCCTTCCAAGTCACTTTTGTACAGTTATTTAGGGAGAATTAATTTTCAAAAGGGCAAATTCGATACTTCAAAAAGATTCTTAAATTCGGCATTACGGCTTAATTCTCAAAATGAAGATGCTAATTTTTATCTGAGCAATTTATATATGTCAGAACAGGATGTGCACAAAGCTTTATCATATATCGAAAAAAATCTCAGCATATCCCCCGGCAAATTCAGTTATCTGATTCAGAGAGCCTGGTGCCTGATTCTGCTTGACCGATACGAAGAAGCAGGAAACATATATCACAAACTCCAGAGTTTTAGAGGCATTGATCCTCAGGGGTTTATTGATTTAGGTATGGCATACATACTTAAGGGCGATTTCAGGGAAGCCAAAAGAATCATTTTTAACGCACTTTCCAATTTTCCTGAAAATATTTTTGTGGAAAGCGCATTTTATGAAATGCGTGAGATTGAGGAAAATTTATATTACTACAGGAAAGAACTGTTTTTTAAGAAACTTCACTTAATTCATTTCAGGCAGAAAATATATTCTGCTGCGCTTAGGAAAACAGTGGAAGGAATGACTCTGAGAGGATATTTTCAATTTGAGATTGAGAAAGCTTCCGATTTTATTGTTGCCCTGAGTTCTAAAAGGCTGGAAGTGAATAAAGCTGAAGGACTTGCTGCTGCTGTGGAATATTTTATTTCAGATTTTATCGGAGAGAGTGAGTCTATTAAAAAAGTTATCGTGAATTATTACAATACAACCCTCTATCAGTTAAAGAAAAATATAGATTTAATACGCTCTGAAGCATCTGTTGAACTTGAAGAGCTGAATAATCAGCTCATGTCTTACTATGAGCTTAATATCGACTATTTTTTTGAAAATACAGATCCGGAGGGGGATGATGAATAAAAGAAAAAACATCGGCAGTCTTTTATTGGATTATAAGATGATTACTGAAGCAGATCTGGATGAAGCTTTGGAATTTCAGAAAGAGAAAGGTGTGAAACTGGGGCAGGCACTCGTTCAACTGGGGAAAGTCAAACAGGATGAAATAGATTATATACTCAGCAGGCAGGTGGATGAGCCCTTTATTATACTGGATGACATTAATATCGATACTACTCTTATCCGTAAATACAGCAGTGAATTACTGGTTAATAACCGTATTTTGCCTATATACGAGAGCGACGAATCTATAACTATTGTTACCGACGACCCTTTTAACTTGAAAGCTTTTGAGAAGATGAGGGAAATTACAAAAAAAAGTGTCAACTTAACCGTTTCACACGGTGAAAAAATTGAAAGGATATTAAAATCAGTCCTTTCAGAGGGCAATAAAAATAAGCTTGTAAATATCTTGGATAAACTCATAAAGGATATTTCGAATACTTCTTTCTACAGGCTGGATTTTTGCGGTCATTCCGGTGTTTTGGAAATAAACATATTCGGATTTAATTTGTTACAAAATTACACTGTCCTGGAGGAAAAATACAGTCAGTATCAGATAATGCAGGCACTTGAGGAGATGGATATTCATTATTTTTACAATCAATACCACCTGGAAAATGGTTTTTTCTTCCAGATTTATCCCCTAATCTCCGAATCAGCAAAGATTGAAGTCCCGGTTGTTTTGGGAAGTTTTGGCCTTGGGAAAGCAGAGGGTGCGGCTTTTACAGATTTAGATTTCCATGGCTCAGAAATGATTTTCAGAAGCGATTTGCCAGTAAAAGGGTACCCGTATTATTCGTTCAACTCCTTTTGTTATTATGAGAATTCAGTGAATATTGTAGATAATGTACCGGTTAACTCAGCCGATGACGCCGAAGAAATTCTTTATACAGGCTATATCCCTTCAAAATGCGGCTCCTGTGATGGGGAAGGTTGCAGTAAATGCAGCGGTTACGGATATTGTTTTGAAAAAGCAGACGGGAATTTAAAGATTTCAGCTGTTAACACAAAATTTAAAAAATAGAATGTTTTCAGGGGTTTTGTATGGCTAAAATAGATGCTTTTTTCAAATATATGCTGGAAAATGATATAAGTGACCTCCATTTGAGTTCCGGATGCAAACCGATGGTCAGAAAGCATGGAGAACTTGAAGAGATTAAGTACCAGCAGCTGAGTGATGAAATTCTAAGACCACTGCTATATGAAATAATTTCAGAGGAGCAGAAAAAGAAATTTGAGAAAACAAAAGATCTGGATTTTGCCTATGAAGTGCCCGGAAAAGCGCGCTTCAGGGCAAATTATTTTATGCAGAAAAGAGGAGTATGCGCTGTTTTCAGACTTATTCCCAGTAAAATTCTCACCGCTGATGACCTGGGGTTACCCAATCAGGTGTTAAAATTTCCAAAACTTTCAAGGGGGCTTGTACTGGTTACCGGTCCTACAGGCAGCGGGAAATCAACAACACTGGCTGCGATTATTGATTATATAAACAAATCCAGAAAAGAGCATATTTTAACAATAGAAGATCCAGTGGAATTTGTACACCACAGCCAGGGATGTTTGATCAACCATAGAGAAGTGGAAACACATACCGAATCCTTCTCTGCTGCATTGAGAGCTGCTCTCAGGGAGGACCCGGATGTTATTCTTGTGGGAGAGCTCAGAGATCTTGAAACGATAGAACTTGCAATTACAGCCGCTGAAACCGGACATCTGGTTTTCGGTACATTACATACAAATTCGGCTGCAAAAACTGTTGACAGAATCATCGATGCATTTCCATCAGGACAACAGGAACAGATAAGGGCAATGCTGTCTGAATCTTTAAAAGGAGTTGTAGCGCAGCAGCTCCTGAAGAAAGCTGACGGTACGGGGCGTGTGGCTGCTCTTGAGCTGTTAATTGTTAACAGTGCCATTGCCAATCTTATCAGGGAAGGAAAAACATTTCAGATTCCTTCCATGATTCAAACGGGCAAAGGAGACGGGATGCAACTGATGGACCAGGCTATTATGGAGTTTCTCATGAATAAAACAATAACTCCTCAGGAAGCTTACGTGAAAGCAAATGATAAAAAATCTTTTGAACGTTTTATGGACAAATAGTTAAGTGGACGGACTGACATTAAGAAAACTCAAATACGTATTTGATGAAAAGATCCGGTATACTGTAATAAACAGTGCTACTGTATCTGAAAACACATTTATTCTACATCTTTATGATGATAATAATTCCAGCCGTATTGATTTTAAAGCAGGATTGAACCTCAAAGGGGTATTCCGGGCAGGTAGTTTTGAGAAACTTGGGAAAGCCCCGGCACTGGAAATACTGAACGGTGCCTGC is a window encoding:
- a CDS encoding type IV pilus twitching motility protein PilT; protein product: MAKIDAFFKYMLENDISDLHLSSGCKPMVRKHGELEEIKYQQLSDEILRPLLYEIISEEQKKKFEKTKDLDFAYEVPGKARFRANYFMQKRGVCAVFRLIPSKILTADDLGLPNQVLKFPKLSRGLVLVTGPTGSGKSTTLAAIIDYINKSRKEHILTIEDPVEFVHHSQGCLINHREVETHTESFSAALRAALREDPDVILVGELRDLETIELAITAAETGHLVFGTLHTNSAAKTVDRIIDAFPSGQQEQIRAMLSESLKGVVAQQLLKKADGTGRVAALELLIVNSAIANLIREGKTFQIPSMIQTGKGDGMQLMDQAIMEFLMNKTITPQEAYVKANDKKSFERFMDK
- a CDS encoding tetratricopeptide repeat protein; this encodes MNTRKIFNEKKFVKRFMEKIEKAINNEEFDKAEVSIKRALKNAAYDMPSKSLLYSYLGRINFQKGKFDTSKRFLNSALRLNSQNEDANFYLSNLYMSEQDVHKALSYIEKNLSISPGKFSYLIQRAWCLILLDRYEEAGNIYHKLQSFRGIDPQGFIDLGMAYILKGDFREAKRIIFNALSNFPENIFVESAFYEMREIEENLYYYRKELFFKKLHLIHFRQKIYSAALRKTVEGMTLRGYFQFEIEKASDFIVALSSKRLEVNKAEGLAAAVEYFISDFIGESESIKKVIVNYYNTTLYQLKKNIDLIRSEASVELEELNNQLMSYYELNIDYFFENTDPEGDDE